In Kitasatospora gansuensis, a genomic segment contains:
- the purF gene encoding amidophosphoribosyltransferase, whose product MPRGDGRLNHDLLPGEKGPQDACGVFGVWAPGEEVAKLTYFGLYALQHRGQESAGIAVSNGAQILVFKDMGLVSQVFDEASLGSLHGHIAVGHARYSTTGSSVWENAQPTFRATVHGSLALGHNGNLVNTAELAEMVAALPGEEHVSRSGRSAATNDTDLVTALLAGHPDLSIEETAKLILPKVKGAFSLVFMDEHTLYAARDPQGIRPLVLGRLERGWVVASETAALDICGASFIREVEPGELIAIDENGMRTSRFAEAKPKGCVFEYVYLARPDTSIAGRNVHLSRVEMGRRLAKEAPVEADLVIATPESGTPAAIGYAEASGIPYGSGLVKNAYVGRTFIQPSQTIRQLGIRLKLNPLREVIQGKRLVVVDDSIVRGNTQRALVRMLREAGAAEVHIRISSPPVKWPCFFGIDFATRAELIANGMTVEEIGRTLGADSLAYISIDAMIEATTIPKDRLCRACFDGVYPMELPDPALLGKLLLEAEIAGGKQQPAVRTKPTGTDLDGVQSLLGGHGAADALRRP is encoded by the coding sequence GTGCCACGTGGAGACGGACGACTCAACCACGATCTTCTTCCCGGCGAGAAAGGCCCCCAGGACGCTTGCGGCGTCTTCGGTGTCTGGGCTCCCGGCGAGGAGGTCGCAAAGCTCACGTACTTCGGCCTCTATGCCCTGCAGCACCGCGGACAGGAATCCGCGGGCATCGCAGTCAGCAACGGAGCCCAGATTCTCGTCTTCAAGGACATGGGACTTGTCTCCCAGGTCTTCGACGAGGCCTCCCTGGGTTCGCTGCACGGTCATATCGCCGTCGGACATGCCCGCTACTCGACCACCGGGTCCTCGGTCTGGGAGAACGCCCAGCCGACCTTCCGGGCGACCGTTCACGGTTCGCTGGCCCTCGGCCACAACGGAAACCTGGTCAACACCGCCGAGCTCGCCGAGATGGTGGCCGCACTGCCGGGCGAGGAGCACGTCTCGCGCTCCGGCCGCTCGGCCGCGACCAACGACACCGACCTGGTGACGGCGCTGCTCGCGGGCCACCCCGATCTCTCGATCGAGGAGACCGCCAAGCTGATCCTGCCCAAGGTCAAGGGCGCGTTCTCGCTGGTCTTCATGGACGAGCACACCCTCTACGCGGCCCGCGACCCGCAGGGCATCCGCCCGCTGGTCCTCGGCCGCCTGGAGCGCGGCTGGGTGGTGGCCTCCGAGACGGCCGCCCTCGACATCTGCGGCGCGTCCTTCATCCGCGAGGTCGAGCCCGGCGAGCTGATCGCCATCGACGAGAACGGCATGCGCACCTCGCGCTTCGCCGAGGCCAAGCCCAAGGGCTGCGTCTTCGAGTACGTCTACCTGGCCCGCCCCGACACCTCCATCGCCGGCCGTAACGTGCACCTCTCCCGCGTGGAGATGGGCCGTCGGCTGGCCAAGGAGGCCCCCGTCGAGGCCGACCTGGTGATAGCCACTCCGGAGTCCGGCACCCCCGCCGCGATCGGCTACGCCGAGGCCAGCGGCATCCCGTACGGCTCCGGCCTGGTGAAGAACGCCTACGTGGGCCGCACCTTCATCCAGCCCAGCCAGACGATCCGTCAGCTCGGCATCCGGCTGAAGCTGAACCCGCTGCGCGAGGTCATCCAGGGCAAGCGCCTGGTGGTCGTGGACGACTCGATCGTCCGCGGCAACACCCAGCGCGCGCTGGTCCGGATGCTCCGCGAGGCGGGCGCCGCCGAGGTGCACATCCGGATCTCCTCGCCGCCGGTCAAGTGGCCGTGCTTCTTCGGCATCGACTTCGCCACCCGCGCGGAGCTGATCGCCAACGGCATGACGGTCGAGGAGATCGGCCGCACCCTCGGCGCGGACTCGCTCGCCTACATCTCGATCGACGCCATGATCGAGGCCACCACGATTCCCAAGGACCGGCTCTGCCGGGCCTGCTTCGACGGCGTCTACCCGATGGAGCTGCCGGACCCGGCGCTGCTCGGCAAGCTGCTGCTCGAGGCCGAGATCGCCGGTGGCAAGCAGCAGCCCGCGGTCCGCACCAAGCCGACCGGCACGGACCTGGACGGTGTCCAGTCCCTGCTCGGCGGTCACGGCGCGGCCGACGCGCTGCGGCGTCCGTAG
- a CDS encoding ScbR family autoregulator-binding transcription factor, which yields MEDAPKLAGWESTPPSARRSPDLRQDRAQRTRELVLNCAAELFAARGFHGTSVQDVAAAAKMTKGAVYFHFPGKEVLAVAVVEAHYTRWPALLERAKAQQAGPLGTVLAMVDGAAEAFADDVVVQAGARLQLESILIGLPLPTPYIGWIELLTDLLGQALEQGELRPDVDPGAAARTIVSAFFGMQHISATLYDRADLRERWSEVRELVLLPLRA from the coding sequence GTGGAAGACGCACCGAAGCTCGCAGGCTGGGAGAGCACTCCGCCCAGCGCCCGCCGGAGTCCCGACCTCCGGCAGGACCGTGCCCAGCGGACCCGGGAGCTGGTCCTGAACTGCGCCGCCGAGCTGTTCGCAGCTCGCGGCTTCCACGGCACCTCGGTCCAGGACGTGGCCGCCGCGGCCAAGATGACCAAGGGAGCCGTCTACTTCCACTTCCCCGGCAAGGAGGTCCTCGCGGTCGCCGTGGTGGAGGCCCACTACACCCGCTGGCCCGCCCTGCTGGAGCGCGCCAAGGCCCAGCAGGCCGGCCCGCTCGGCACCGTGCTGGCGATGGTGGACGGCGCCGCCGAGGCGTTCGCCGACGACGTGGTGGTGCAGGCCGGGGCCCGGCTGCAACTGGAGTCCATCCTGATCGGACTCCCGCTGCCGACCCCGTACATCGGCTGGATCGAACTGCTCACCGACCTGCTCGGCCAGGCCCTGGAGCAGGGCGAGCTGCGCCCCGACGTGGACCCGGGCGCCGCCGCCAGGACCATCGTCTCGGCCTTCTTCGGCATGCAGCACATCTCCGCGACCCTGTACGACCGGGCCGACCTGCGCGAGCGCTGGAGCGAGGTCCGCGAGCTGGTGCTGCTCCCGCTGCGCGCCTGA
- a CDS encoding ScbA/BarX family gamma-butyrolactone biosynthesis protein — MSPATTTCAPLAPLAPAAIGAAAGADSARRPLSFDRPVSRASVHKSADREVLITDARQLTGDRYAVAARWSRNHLLGHRPEALTSDPLLLVETVRQAAIHLAHRFLDVPAGHPFVMQDLDFELLGDRLPGGGRAGLPVLLDATCVRRITGRRFRFALEATLLVDGVRCARMGVRWEVLPPAPYALLRERAGYLAGAGPVGRPGPADRRDVLLTDDPALPHGSWRLLADPTHPVLFDHPCDHVPGTVLLEALRQAAARAVPGWSPTDGRLVFHSFGEHHREVTVSARVEDGRILTLATQDGRQVASALFNARTVASC; from the coding sequence ATGTCGCCTGCCACCACCACCTGCGCACCACTCGCACCACTCGCACCGGCCGCGATCGGAGCGGCCGCGGGGGCCGACTCCGCCCGTCGGCCGCTCAGCTTCGACCGGCCCGTGTCGCGGGCCAGCGTGCACAAGAGCGCCGACCGCGAGGTGCTGATCACCGACGCGCGGCAGCTGACCGGGGACCGCTACGCGGTCGCCGCCCGCTGGTCCAGGAACCACCTGCTCGGCCACCGCCCGGAGGCGCTGACCAGCGATCCGCTGCTGCTGGTGGAGACCGTCCGGCAGGCCGCGATCCACCTGGCGCACCGCTTCCTCGACGTCCCGGCCGGGCACCCCTTCGTGATGCAGGACCTGGACTTCGAGCTCCTCGGCGACCGACTGCCGGGGGGCGGCCGGGCCGGGCTGCCGGTGCTGCTGGACGCCACCTGCGTCCGCCGGATCACCGGGCGGCGGTTCCGGTTCGCGCTGGAGGCGACCCTGCTGGTGGACGGGGTGCGCTGCGCCCGGATGGGGGTCCGCTGGGAGGTGCTGCCGCCCGCGCCGTACGCGCTGCTGCGCGAGCGGGCCGGCTACCTGGCCGGGGCCGGGCCGGTCGGCCGGCCGGGCCCTGCCGACCGCCGGGACGTCCTGCTGACCGACGATCCCGCGCTGCCGCACGGGAGTTGGCGACTGCTGGCCGACCCCACCCACCCGGTGCTGTTCGACCACCCCTGTGACCACGTGCCCGGCACCGTGCTGCTGGAGGCGCTCCGCCAGGCGGCTGCCAGGGCCGTACCCGGCTGGTCGCCGACCGACGGGCGGCTGGTCTTCCACTCCTTCGGCGAGCACCACCGGGAGGTGACCGTCTCGGCCCGGGTCGAGGACGGCCGAATCCTCACCCTGGCCACCCAGGACGGCCGCCAGGTCGCCTCCGCGCTGTTCAACGCCCGGACGGTGGCCTCGTGCTGA
- a CDS encoding HAD family hydrolase, which translates to MLTELRTDGGLAAAEHRANGRCDRRVRGSRTTTGRAVAFFDVDETLIAAKSMVAFWQHWAPDRPDELRSLLTGPLPRAERNRAYFRLFAGVPADRLRAAGAEWYRGFRDRPDAFLPGSVAALRGHLTAGHRIALVSGSCRELLEPLAEELGAELILCTEPELDDSGRLTGEVVEPMIGEAKAAAVRRTVAALGLRTADCYAYGDDATDLPMLRTVGHPVAVGTDPGLAEQAARAGWRVLGH; encoded by the coding sequence GTGCTGACGGAACTTCGGACCGACGGTGGCCTCGCGGCGGCGGAGCACCGGGCGAACGGCCGCTGCGACCGGCGGGTGCGGGGCAGCCGCACGACGACGGGCCGAGCGGTGGCCTTCTTCGACGTGGACGAGACGCTGATCGCCGCCAAGAGCATGGTCGCCTTCTGGCAGCACTGGGCGCCGGACCGCCCGGACGAGCTTCGCTCGCTGCTCACCGGGCCGCTGCCCAGGGCCGAGCGGAACCGGGCGTACTTCCGGCTGTTCGCCGGGGTGCCGGCGGACCGGCTGCGGGCGGCCGGCGCGGAGTGGTACCGGGGTTTCCGGGACCGGCCGGACGCCTTCCTGCCCGGCTCGGTGGCCGCCCTGCGCGGACACCTGACGGCCGGTCACCGGATCGCCCTGGTCTCCGGCTCCTGCCGGGAGCTGCTGGAGCCGCTGGCCGAGGAGCTGGGCGCGGAGCTGATCCTGTGCACCGAACCCGAGCTGGACGACTCCGGCCGGCTGACCGGCGAGGTGGTCGAGCCGATGATCGGCGAGGCCAAGGCGGCCGCGGTCCGCCGGACCGTCGCCGCGCTCGGCCTGCGGACGGCGGACTGCTACGCGTACGGCGACGACGCCACCGACCTGCCGATGCTGCGGACGGTGGGCCACCCGGTCGCGGTCGGCACCGACCCAGGGCTGGCGGAGCAGGCGGCCCGGGCCGGCTGGCGGGTGCTGGGCCACTGA
- the purM gene encoding phosphoribosylformylglycinamidine cyclo-ligase, with product MTSNQSSGATYAAAGVDIEAGDRAVELMKQWVKKADRPEVVGGLGGFAGLFDASAFKRYERPLLASATDGVGTKVAIAQAMDKHDTIGHDLVGMVVDDLVVCGAEPLFMTDYICVGKVVPERVAAIVKGIAEGCVLAGCALVGGETAEHPGLLGPDEYDVAGAGTGVVEADALLGAERVRAGDVVIAMAASGLHSNGYSLVRHVLLNEAGWKLDRKVEEFGRTLGEELLEPTRIYSLDCLALTRATEIHAFSHVTGGGLAANLARVIPTGLHARLDRGTWSPLPVFQTVARVGNMAALEIEKTLNMGVGMVAVVPPESVDTVLAILEDRDVEAWLLGDIVDRTDEHGDAATLYNAYDGFQLS from the coding sequence GTGACCAGCAACCAGAGCAGCGGCGCCACCTATGCCGCCGCAGGTGTCGACATCGAGGCGGGCGACCGCGCCGTCGAGCTCATGAAGCAGTGGGTGAAGAAGGCCGACCGCCCCGAGGTGGTCGGCGGACTCGGCGGCTTCGCCGGGCTCTTCGACGCCTCCGCCTTCAAGCGGTACGAGCGCCCGCTGCTGGCCTCCGCCACCGACGGGGTCGGGACGAAGGTCGCCATCGCGCAGGCGATGGACAAGCACGACACGATCGGCCACGACCTGGTCGGCATGGTCGTCGACGACCTGGTCGTGTGCGGCGCCGAGCCGCTCTTCATGACCGACTACATCTGCGTCGGCAAGGTCGTGCCGGAGCGGGTCGCGGCGATCGTCAAGGGCATCGCCGAGGGCTGCGTGCTGGCCGGCTGCGCGCTGGTCGGCGGCGAGACCGCCGAGCACCCGGGCCTGCTGGGCCCGGACGAGTACGACGTCGCGGGCGCCGGCACCGGTGTGGTCGAGGCGGACGCGCTGCTCGGCGCGGAGCGGGTCCGGGCGGGCGACGTGGTGATCGCGATGGCCGCCTCGGGTCTGCACTCGAACGGCTACTCGCTGGTCCGGCACGTGCTGCTGAACGAGGCGGGCTGGAAGCTGGACCGCAAGGTCGAGGAGTTCGGCCGGACGCTCGGCGAGGAGCTGCTCGAGCCGACCCGGATCTACTCGCTGGACTGCCTGGCGCTCACCCGGGCCACCGAGATCCACGCCTTCTCGCACGTCACCGGCGGCGGCCTGGCGGCCAACCTGGCCCGGGTCATCCCGACCGGCCTGCACGCCCGCCTGGACCGTGGCACCTGGTCCCCGCTGCCGGTCTTCCAGACCGTGGCCAGGGTCGGCAACATGGCCGCCCTGGAGATCGAGAAGACCCTGAACATGGGCGTCGGCATGGTCGCCGTCGTCCCGCCGGAGTCGGTCGACACGGTGCTCGCGATCCTCGAGGACCGCGACGTGGAGGCCTGGCTGCTGGGCGACATCGTGGACCGCACCGACGAGCACGGTGACGCCGCGACGCTCTACAACGCGTACGACGGCTTCCAGCTCAGCTGA
- a CDS encoding DUF3073 family protein gives MGRGRAKAKQTKVARELKYNGGGFDANRLSSELGVSPSTASIKPEPIEEEEEDDPYAAYADLYADEDDDAEADAGSSQSRRA, from the coding sequence ATGGGGCGCGGCCGGGCCAAGGCCAAGCAGACGAAGGTCGCCCGCGAGCTGAAGTACAACGGCGGCGGCTTTGACGCCAACCGTCTGTCCAGCGAGCTGGGTGTATCGCCCTCCACCGCTTCGATCAAGCCAGAACCGATCGAAGAAGAGGAAGAGGACGATCCCTACGCGGCGTATGCGGACCTCTACGCCGACGAGGATGACGACGCGGAAGCGGACGCCGGCAGTAGCCAGTCCCGTCGCGCGTAG
- a CDS encoding thioesterase II family protein: protein MRVFLLPPAGASAGVFKDWIEPLSALGVQPVAVELPGRGTRLGEPLVDSVPALVDRLVAEHTPAQGERWAVVGHSMGALLGAAWAARAHALGRAAQLLLVSASAPPWLHSTAAELVGTDDELWQRVADLGGLPPALRAHPAARLLFGRVLRADVTAAARYRPAGPEPVGCPVLAVRGADDPLVTAGLLSGWAGLTDRAFEELTLPGGHFYRDGLADLLPVLAARLTAIGPAVSNLSAPDSLLTDGPSVGRSPRGDDGAPTKFTERVAR from the coding sequence ATGAGGGTGTTCCTGCTCCCCCCGGCCGGTGCCTCGGCCGGGGTGTTCAAGGACTGGATCGAGCCGTTGAGCGCTCTCGGCGTCCAGCCGGTGGCGGTCGAACTGCCGGGCCGGGGCACCAGGTTGGGCGAACCGCTGGTGGATTCGGTGCCCGCCCTGGTGGACCGGCTAGTGGCCGAGCACACCCCGGCCCAGGGGGAGCGCTGGGCGGTGGTCGGCCACAGCATGGGCGCGCTGCTCGGCGCCGCCTGGGCGGCCCGGGCGCACGCCCTCGGCCGGGCGGCCCAACTGTTGCTGGTGAGCGCCTCGGCGCCGCCCTGGCTGCACTCGACCGCCGCCGAACTGGTCGGCACTGACGATGAGTTGTGGCAGCGGGTCGCCGACCTGGGCGGGCTGCCGCCGGCCCTCAGGGCGCACCCGGCGGCCCGGCTGCTGTTCGGCCGGGTGCTCCGGGCGGACGTCACGGCGGCGGCCCGCTACCGCCCGGCCGGCCCCGAACCGGTCGGCTGCCCGGTGCTCGCGGTGCGCGGCGCGGACGATCCGCTGGTGACGGCCGGGCTGCTGTCCGGCTGGGCCGGTCTCACCGACCGTGCTTTCGAGGAACTGACCCTGCCCGGTGGGCACTTCTACCGCGACGGGCTGGCCGACCTGCTCCCGGTGCTGGCCGCCCGGCTGACCGCAATCGGCCCGGCTGTCAGCAACCTGTCAGCGCCGGACAGCTTGCTGACGGACGGTCCGTCAGTTGGACGGTCCCCCCGTGGAGATGATGGTGCACCTACCAAGTTCACCGAAAGGGTCGCCCGTTGA
- a CDS encoding Glu/Leu/Phe/Val dehydrogenase dimerization domain-containing protein, producing the protein MTDVQTLSASHPAPGVLSRIFRTEQDGAPNDGHEQVVLCHDRASGLKAIIAIHSTALGPALGGTRFFPYVSEEAALEDALNLSRGMSYKNALAGLDLGGGKAVIIGDPNTAKNEAMLRAYGRFVQSLRGRYVTACDVGTYVQDMDVVARECDYVTGRSPEQGGAGDSSVLTAFGVFQGMRASAQASWGQPTLRGRRVGVAGVGKVGHYLVGHLVADGATVVITDVSEAAVNRVRAAYPDVEVVADTAALLQARLDVYAPCALGGALDDHTVGALGAAGTAVVCGAANNQLAHPGVEKDLAGRGILYAPDYLVNSGGVIQVADEFESQHKGGYNFDRAKTKATKIFDTTLEIFTRATADGVPPAVAADRLAEKRMREISALRSVLLPGARQG; encoded by the coding sequence GTGACCGACGTACAGACTCTGTCCGCTTCGCACCCCGCACCCGGCGTGCTGAGCAGGATCTTCCGTACCGAGCAGGACGGCGCGCCGAACGACGGCCACGAGCAGGTCGTGCTCTGCCACGACCGCGCCTCCGGCCTGAAGGCCATCATCGCCATCCACTCCACCGCCCTCGGCCCGGCCCTCGGCGGTACCCGGTTCTTCCCCTACGTCTCCGAGGAGGCGGCGCTCGAGGACGCGCTCAACCTCTCGCGCGGGATGAGCTACAAGAACGCGCTGGCCGGGCTCGACCTCGGCGGCGGCAAGGCCGTCATCATCGGTGACCCGAACACCGCGAAGAACGAGGCGATGCTGCGCGCCTACGGCCGCTTCGTGCAGTCGCTGCGCGGTCGCTACGTCACCGCCTGCGACGTCGGCACCTACGTGCAGGACATGGACGTGGTGGCCCGTGAGTGCGACTACGTGACCGGCCGCTCACCCGAGCAGGGCGGCGCCGGCGACTCCTCGGTGCTGACCGCCTTCGGCGTCTTCCAGGGCATGCGCGCCTCCGCCCAGGCCAGCTGGGGCCAGCCCACCCTGCGCGGCCGCCGGGTCGGCGTCGCGGGCGTCGGCAAGGTCGGCCACTACCTGGTCGGCCACCTGGTCGCGGACGGTGCCACCGTGGTGATCACGGACGTCTCCGAGGCCGCCGTGAACCGGGTCAGGGCCGCCTACCCGGACGTCGAGGTGGTCGCGGACACCGCCGCGCTGCTGCAGGCCCGGCTGGACGTCTACGCCCCCTGCGCGCTCGGTGGCGCGCTGGACGACCACACGGTCGGCGCGCTCGGCGCGGCCGGCACCGCGGTGGTCTGCGGCGCGGCCAACAACCAGCTGGCCCACCCGGGCGTCGAGAAGGACCTGGCCGGCCGCGGCATCCTGTACGCGCCGGACTACCTGGTGAACTCCGGCGGCGTGATCCAGGTGGCCGACGAGTTCGAGTCGCAGCACAAGGGCGGCTACAACTTCGACCGGGCCAAGACCAAGGCCACCAAGATCTTCGACACCACGCTGGAGATCTTCACCCGGGCCACCGCCGACGGCGTGCCCCCGGCGGTGGCCGCCGACCGGCTGGCCGAGAAGCGGATGCGCGAGATCAGCGCGCTCCGCTCGGTGCTGCTGCCGGGCGCCCGCCAGGGCTGA
- a CDS encoding adenylosuccinate synthase, with amino-acid sequence MPALVLVGAQWGDEGKGKATDLLGGSVDYVVRYQGGNNAGHTVVIGDQKYALHLLPSGILSPNVTPVIGNGVVIDPGVLLSELSGLNDRGIDTSKLLISGNAHLITPYHRTLDKVTERFLGKRRIGTTGRGIGPTYADKINRVGIRVQDLFDESILVQKVEAALHDKNQLLVKLYNRRAIPADLVVQEYLGYAEKIRPFLADTTLVLDEALKANKVVLLEGGQGTLLDVDHGTYPFVTSSNPTAGGACTGAGIGPTKIDRVIGILKAYTTRVGSGPFPTELLDADGEALRRIGGERGVTTGRDRRCGWFDAVIARYATRVNGLTDFFLTKLDVLTGWEQIPVCVAYEIDGKRVEELPYNQSDFHHAKPIYENFPGWTEDISKAQTFADLPKNAQAYVKALEEMSGAPISAIGVGPGRTETIQINSFV; translated from the coding sequence GTGCCGGCACTCGTGCTCGTTGGTGCCCAGTGGGGAGACGAGGGCAAGGGGAAGGCGACGGACCTCCTCGGCGGCTCCGTCGACTACGTCGTTCGCTACCAGGGCGGCAACAACGCCGGTCACACGGTGGTCATCGGCGATCAGAAGTACGCCCTGCACCTGCTGCCTTCCGGCATTCTCAGCCCGAACGTGACGCCGGTGATCGGCAACGGTGTGGTGATCGACCCGGGCGTGCTGCTCTCCGAGCTCAGCGGCCTGAACGATCGCGGCATCGACACCTCGAAGCTGCTGATCTCGGGCAACGCCCACCTGATCACGCCGTACCACCGCACCCTGGACAAGGTCACCGAGCGCTTCCTCGGCAAGCGCCGGATCGGCACCACGGGCCGCGGCATCGGCCCGACCTACGCGGACAAGATCAACCGCGTCGGCATCCGGGTGCAGGACCTCTTCGACGAGTCGATCCTCGTCCAGAAGGTCGAAGCGGCCCTGCACGACAAGAACCAGCTGCTGGTCAAGCTCTACAACCGCCGCGCCATCCCGGCCGACCTGGTGGTCCAGGAGTACCTCGGCTACGCCGAGAAGATCCGCCCGTTCCTGGCCGACACCACGCTCGTCCTGGACGAGGCGCTGAAGGCCAACAAGGTCGTCCTGCTGGAGGGCGGCCAGGGCACCCTGCTGGACGTCGACCACGGCACGTACCCCTTCGTCACCTCGTCGAACCCGACCGCCGGCGGTGCCTGCACCGGTGCCGGCATCGGCCCGACGAAGATCGACCGGGTCATCGGCATCCTGAAGGCGTACACCACCCGGGTCGGCTCGGGCCCGTTCCCGACCGAGCTGCTGGACGCCGACGGCGAGGCGCTGCGGCGGATCGGTGGCGAGCGCGGTGTCACCACCGGCCGTGACCGGCGCTGCGGCTGGTTCGACGCGGTGATCGCGCGGTACGCGACCCGGGTGAACGGCCTGACCGACTTCTTCCTCACCAAGCTGGACGTGCTGACCGGCTGGGAGCAGATCCCGGTCTGCGTGGCGTACGAGATCGACGGCAAGCGCGTCGAGGAACTCCCGTACAACCAGTCGGACTTCCACCACGCCAAGCCGATCTACGAGAACTTCCCCGGCTGGACCGAGGACATCTCGAAGGCGCAGACCTTCGCCGACCTGCCGAAGAACGCGCAGGCCTACGTGAAGGCGCTGGAGGAGATGTCCGGCGCGCCGATCTCGGCGATCGGGGTCGGCCCCGGCCGGACCGAGACGATCCAGATCAACTCGTTCGTCTGA
- a CDS encoding helix-turn-helix transcriptional regulator, with product MTSTLDLACLGIGPDALRIYLHLLDHPRCTDLPGESGLPAGEAERALAVLAGHGLVRPGPGDSPWAVVDPAGAVERLIERRFTQLNDDLRRVAAVRTALPELCAAFRDGHRDEQPVEIERLEGVAEVRSRLDDLAFFARREVLALQPSYSPEMIAVARPLDLRCLRRGVGLRTVVTQEAAEHPVTHAYLRELAGLGARIRVSDRAVERLVAYDEEVAVVPVDPRRSARGALVIRQPGLVSSMVRLFEEIWSSAYDLEGPTAAGALSAADREVLRILCAVDKDEIGARQMGVSLRTFRRYVADLMLRLNAANRFHAAMLAKEAGWI from the coding sequence ATGACCAGCACGCTCGACCTGGCCTGCCTCGGCATCGGCCCGGACGCCCTCCGGATCTACCTGCACCTGCTCGACCACCCGCGCTGCACCGACCTGCCCGGCGAGAGCGGGCTGCCGGCCGGGGAGGCCGAGCGGGCCCTCGCGGTGCTGGCCGGCCACGGCCTGGTGCGACCCGGGCCCGGTGACAGCCCCTGGGCCGTGGTGGACCCGGCCGGGGCGGTGGAGCGGCTGATCGAGCGCCGGTTCACCCAGCTCAACGACGACCTGCGCCGGGTCGCCGCCGTCCGGACCGCCCTGCCGGAGCTCTGCGCCGCCTTCCGGGACGGCCACCGGGACGAGCAGCCGGTGGAGATCGAACGGCTGGAGGGGGTGGCCGAGGTCCGGTCCCGGCTGGACGACCTGGCCTTCTTCGCCCGCCGCGAGGTGCTGGCGCTGCAGCCCTCGTACTCCCCCGAGATGATCGCGGTGGCCCGCCCGCTCGACCTGCGCTGCCTGCGCCGGGGCGTCGGCCTGCGCACCGTGGTGACCCAGGAGGCCGCCGAGCACCCGGTGACCCACGCCTACCTGCGCGAACTGGCCGGGCTCGGGGCCCGGATCCGGGTCAGCGACCGCGCGGTGGAGCGGCTGGTCGCGTACGACGAGGAGGTCGCGGTGGTGCCGGTGGACCCGCGGCGGAGCGCGCGCGGAGCGCTGGTGATCCGTCAGCCGGGGCTGGTCTCCAGCATGGTGCGGCTGTTCGAGGAGATCTGGTCCTCGGCGTACGACCTGGAGGGGCCGACCGCGGCCGGGGCGCTCAGCGCGGCCGACCGGGAGGTGCTGCGGATCCTGTGCGCGGTGGACAAGGACGAGATCGGCGCCCGGCAGATGGGGGTCTCGCTGCGGACCTTCCGGCGCTACGTGGCCGATCTGATGCTCCGGCTGAACGCCGCCAACCGGTTCCACGCCGCCATGCTCGCCAAGGAGGCGGGCTGGATCTAG
- the bldC gene encoding developmental transcriptional regulator BldC produces the protein MTARTPDAEPLLTPAEVATMFRVDPKTVTRWAKAGKLTSIRTLGGHRRYREAEVRALLAGIPAQRTEA, from the coding sequence ATGACCGCTCGTACCCCTGACGCCGAGCCTCTGCTGACGCCGGCAGAGGTCGCCACCATGTTCCGCGTTGACCCCAAGACGGTCACCCGCTGGGCCAAGGCGGGCAAGCTCACGTCGATCCGCACTCTCGGCGGCCACCGCCGGTATCGCGAGGCGGAGGTGCGCGCACTGCTGGCCGGTATTCCGGCGCAGCGCACCGAAGCCTGA
- a CDS encoding diacylglycerol kinase encodes MSSLSTPEDRAVDPDTPGQLLVLLDPAARQADGESVRIARDVLCGGADVKVALPESPSELDRVLAHRGRRRPVVIGSDLALQRVLQALHRQRELGTDPIGLIPVGRPEALATGRSLGVPGQPVAAARAVLHGAARKLDLLVDDGGGVVFGGVSIHAHGASRPTGLRSLWAKLAAAEQGTSLGSDDPRLRVEADGRLLVDLDEPVHRLQAALSAGSGEMELLLQLARGPRTVRATRLAVTGRDFGYQADGCRVGPVRARVWTLHPGVWQLLLPVA; translated from the coding sequence GTGTCGTCGCTGTCCACGCCCGAAGACCGCGCCGTCGATCCGGACACCCCTGGTCAGCTGCTGGTCCTGCTCGACCCGGCGGCCCGGCAGGCCGACGGCGAGTCGGTCCGGATCGCCCGGGACGTGCTCTGCGGGGGCGCGGACGTGAAGGTCGCACTGCCGGAGAGCCCGTCCGAACTCGACCGGGTGCTGGCTCATCGGGGCCGTCGCCGACCGGTTGTGATCGGTTCCGATCTGGCGCTGCAACGCGTGCTGCAGGCCCTGCACCGGCAGCGTGAGCTGGGCACCGACCCGATCGGCCTGATCCCGGTCGGCCGGCCCGAGGCGCTGGCCACCGGACGTTCGCTGGGCGTTCCCGGGCAGCCGGTGGCGGCCGCCAGGGCGGTCCTGCACGGCGCCGCCCGCAAGCTCGACCTGCTGGTGGACGACGGCGGCGGGGTGGTGTTCGGCGGGGTCAGCATCCACGCCCACGGCGCGAGCCGCCCGACCGGACTGCGTTCGCTATGGGCGAAACTGGCTGCGGCCGAGCAGGGGACCTCACTCGGTTCCGACGACCCCCGGCTCCGGGTCGAGGCGGACGGCCGGCTGCTGGTCGACCTGGACGAGCCGGTGCACCGCCTGCAGGCCGCCCTCTCGGCCGGTTCCGGCGAGATGGAGCTGCTGCTCCAGCTGGCCCGCGGCCCGCGCACCGTCCGGGCCACCCGGCTGGCGGTGACCGGCCGCGACTTCGGCTACCAGGCGGACGGCTGCCGGGTCGGCCCGGTCCGGGCCAGGGTCTGGACCCTCCATCCGGGGGTCTGGCAGCTGCTGCTGCCGGTCGCGTGA